Proteins encoded by one window of Chaetodon trifascialis isolate fChaTrf1 chromosome 15, fChaTrf1.hap1, whole genome shotgun sequence:
- the luc7l3 gene encoding luc7-like protein 3 isoform X3 — MLSAAQLLDELMGRDRNLAPDEKRSNVRWDDESVCRYYLCGFCPAELFTNTRSDLGPCEKIHDENLRITYEKSSRFMKEGYERDFLRYLQSLLAEVERRIRRGHARLALSQAQQNAGGPGPSGKNEEKVQVLTEKIEDLVVQIEELGSEGRVEEAQGMMKLVEQLKEERELLSSTPSTIESFAAQEKQMEVCEVCGAFLIVGDAQSRVDDHLMGKQHMGYAKIKSTVEELKEKLRRRSEDPQGENPALKRDREDREREREEREKKRKEEEEKEKEREKEREKERERERERERERDRERDRDRDRDRDRDRDRERDRRARRSHSNSRHSSRASDRKRSRSRDRRRSRSRDKERERERKRSRYRDRDRDRERRRSRERSDRKRRSRSRDRRRSRSSERKSHRHRSRSKDRDRDRDRDRERSSKDKDRKTTEERNSSKKDKHSDGEAASIKASSEAEPMETEAAASASSPLLNGQQELLHSEGDTQSN; from the exons ATGCTATCCGCAGCCCAGCTACTCGATGAGTTAATGGGCCGAGATAGAAACTTGGCCCCCGACGAAAAACGATCAAACGTGCGATGGGACGACGAGAGC GTATGCCGATACTATTTATGTGGCTTCTGCCCGGCAGAGCTTTTTACAAACACCCGCTCTGACTTAG GCCCATGTGAGAAAATCCATGATGAAAATCTTAGGATAAC GTACGAGAAAAGCTCCCGGTTCATGAAGGAGGGCTATGAGCGAGACTTCCTGCGCTacctgcagtctctcctggcaGAGGTGGAGCGGCGCATTCGTAGAGGGCATGCCCGGCTTGCACTTTCCCAGGCTCAGCAGAATGCAGGG ggTCCCGGCCCATCAGGAAAGAATGAGGAGAAGGTTCAGGTTCTAACAGAGAAGATCGAAGACCTGGTTGTACAG ATTGAGGAGCTTGGGTCAGAGGGTCGTGTGGAGGAGGCCCAGGGAATGATGAAGCTGGTGGaacagctgaaggaggagagggagctgcTCAGCTCCACCCCCTCG ACAATCGAGAGCTTTGCTGCCCAGGAGAAACAGATggaggtgtgtgaagtgtgtggaGCCTTCCTCATCGTGGGTGATGCACAGTCTCGAGTGGATGACCACTTGATGGGCAAGCAGCATATGGGCTACGCCAAGATCAAATCCACTGTAGAGGAGCTCAAG GAGAAGCTGCGTCGCCGCTCAGAAGACCCCCAAGGTGAAAACCCAGCACTCAAGAGGGACAGAGAAGACCGTGAGCGTGAGAGGGAGGAACGGGAGAAAAAGcgtaaagaggaggaagagaaggagaaggaaagggagaaagaacgcgagaaagagagggaacgggagagggagcgagagcgggagagagacagagaacgGGACAGAGAccgggacagagacagagacagagacagagacagggagcgGGACAGGAGGGCACGCCGGAGCCACTCCAACAGCCGCCACTCCAGTCGAGCGTCAGACAGGAAACGCAGCAGATCCCGTGATCGGCGGAGGTCCAGGAgcagagacaaggagagagagagagaacgcaAACGCAGCAGGTAT agggacagggacagggacagggagaggaggCGCAGCCGTGAGCGCTCTGACAGAAAGCGTCGCTCCCGCAGTCGTGACCGGAGGAGGTCGCGCAGCTCAGAGCGTAAATCTCACCGCCACCGCAGCCGCAGCaaggacagggacagagacagagaccgGGACAGAGAGCGGTCATCAAAGGACAAAG ACCGTAAGACGACCGAGGAGAGGAATAGCTCTAAGAAAGACAAGCACTCTGACGGCGAGGCAGCTTCCATCAAGGCTTCGTCAGAAGCGGAACCGATGGAGACAGAGGcggctgcctctgcctcctccccgCTGCTTAACGGCCAGCAAGAGCTCCTCCATTCTGAAGGTGACACTCAGTCCAATTAA
- the luc7l3 gene encoding luc7-like protein 3 isoform X4: protein MLSAAQLLDELMGRDRNLAPDEKRSNVRWDDESVCRYYLCGFCPAELFTNTRSDLGPCEKIHDENLRITYEKSSRFMKEGYERDFLRYLQSLLAEVERRIRRGHARLALSQAQQNAGGPGPSGKNEEKVQVLTEKIEDLVVQIEELGSEGRVEEAQGMMKLVEQLKEERELLSSTPSTIESFAAQEKQMEVCEVCGAFLIVGDAQSRVDDHLMGKQHMGYAKIKSTVEELKEKLRRRSEDPQGENPALKRDREDREREREEREKKRKEEEEKEKEREKEREKERERERERERERDRERDRDRDRDRDRDRDRERDRRARRSHSNSRHSSRASDRKRSRSRDRRRSRSRDKERERERKRSRDRDRDRERRRSRERSDRKRRSRSRDRRRSRSSERKSHRHRSRSKDRDRDRDRDRERSSKDKDRKTTEERNSSKKDKHSDGEAASIKASSEAEPMETEAAASASSPLLNGQQELLHSEGDTQSN, encoded by the exons ATGCTATCCGCAGCCCAGCTACTCGATGAGTTAATGGGCCGAGATAGAAACTTGGCCCCCGACGAAAAACGATCAAACGTGCGATGGGACGACGAGAGC GTATGCCGATACTATTTATGTGGCTTCTGCCCGGCAGAGCTTTTTACAAACACCCGCTCTGACTTAG GCCCATGTGAGAAAATCCATGATGAAAATCTTAGGATAAC GTACGAGAAAAGCTCCCGGTTCATGAAGGAGGGCTATGAGCGAGACTTCCTGCGCTacctgcagtctctcctggcaGAGGTGGAGCGGCGCATTCGTAGAGGGCATGCCCGGCTTGCACTTTCCCAGGCTCAGCAGAATGCAGGG ggTCCCGGCCCATCAGGAAAGAATGAGGAGAAGGTTCAGGTTCTAACAGAGAAGATCGAAGACCTGGTTGTACAG ATTGAGGAGCTTGGGTCAGAGGGTCGTGTGGAGGAGGCCCAGGGAATGATGAAGCTGGTGGaacagctgaaggaggagagggagctgcTCAGCTCCACCCCCTCG ACAATCGAGAGCTTTGCTGCCCAGGAGAAACAGATggaggtgtgtgaagtgtgtggaGCCTTCCTCATCGTGGGTGATGCACAGTCTCGAGTGGATGACCACTTGATGGGCAAGCAGCATATGGGCTACGCCAAGATCAAATCCACTGTAGAGGAGCTCAAG GAGAAGCTGCGTCGCCGCTCAGAAGACCCCCAAGGTGAAAACCCAGCACTCAAGAGGGACAGAGAAGACCGTGAGCGTGAGAGGGAGGAACGGGAGAAAAAGcgtaaagaggaggaagagaaggagaaggaaagggagaaagaacgcgagaaagagagggaacgggagagggagcgagagcgggagagagacagagaacgGGACAGAGAccgggacagagacagagacagagacagagacagggagcgGGACAGGAGGGCACGCCGGAGCCACTCCAACAGCCGCCACTCCAGTCGAGCGTCAGACAGGAAACGCAGCAGATCCCGTGATCGGCGGAGGTCCAGGAgcagagacaaggagagagagagagaacgcaAACGCAGCAG ggacagggacagggacagggagaggaggCGCAGCCGTGAGCGCTCTGACAGAAAGCGTCGCTCCCGCAGTCGTGACCGGAGGAGGTCGCGCAGCTCAGAGCGTAAATCTCACCGCCACCGCAGCCGCAGCaaggacagggacagagacagagaccgGGACAGAGAGCGGTCATCAAAGGACAAAG ACCGTAAGACGACCGAGGAGAGGAATAGCTCTAAGAAAGACAAGCACTCTGACGGCGAGGCAGCTTCCATCAAGGCTTCGTCAGAAGCGGAACCGATGGAGACAGAGGcggctgcctctgcctcctccccgCTGCTTAACGGCCAGCAAGAGCTCCTCCATTCTGAAGGTGACACTCAGTCCAATTAA
- the ankrd40 gene encoding ankyrin repeat domain-containing protein 40, which yields MSTTSLDKELQERLREASAIGDIDEVRTLVESGVNVNSQNEINGWTCLHWACKRNHKDIVSYLLSCGADKEILTAKDEVASQLTSKPEIKRLLGVEVEEVPEVKEPELPIIPNYLSNPPFMYSKMDTKPEAVLAQHLTQNGSGGHDEDTHSDSASLSPTHEPQKSQSLVSDDPTPPPNPTTHSQAQAGEFIPVTGQNGVSPSPASSLSHAVVNCTVPMDLSVEPHLVNHADYPHAVAHNGTMCSPPLPSPSPSLASSSGSQVQAPVANPAMSRQQSIPQQLSYSQAGGPMPAFQPFFFTSTFPVNVQELVLKVRIQNPNARENDFIEVELDRQELTYRSLLRVCCRELDISAEHVEKIRKLPNTMLRKDKDVARLQDFQELEVVLEKAEGLSLFSGTGGLTDRPCYNMKASRLTY from the exons ATGTCCACCACTTCGTTGGATAAAGAATTACAGGAGCGCCTGAGAGAGGCGTCTGCCATCGGAGATATCGACGAAGTGCGGACATTGGTGGAGAGCGGAGTGAATGTGAATTCACAAAACGAAATAAATGGATG GACATGCCTACACTGGGCATGCAAGAGGAACCACAAGGACATAGTGTCCTACTTACTCAGCTGTGGAGCAGACAAAGAAATCCTCACGGCTAAGGATGAGGTCGCCTCACAGCTCACATCCAAGCCGGAGATCAAACGACTTTTGGGAG TTGAAGTGGAGGAAGTGCCTGAAGTCAAAGAGCCAGAGCTGCCAATCATCCCCAACTACCTGTCTAACCCGCCCTTCATGTACTCCAAGATGGATACCAAGCCAGAGGCCGTCCTGGCCCAGCACCTTACACAGAATGGTTCAGGAGGACACGACGAGGACACACACAGCGATTCAGCCTCCCTTTCTCCAACACACGAGCCTCAGAAATCACAGAGCCTGGTCTCGGACGACCCCACTCCTCCCCCAAACCCCACCACCCACAGCCAAGCCCAGGCTGGGGAATTCATACCTGTGACTGGGCAAAATGGTGTGTCACCCAGCCCGGCCTCATCCCTCAGCCACGCTGTTGTTAACTGCACAGTGCCCATGGACCTGTCAGTGGAGCCGCACCTCGTTAACCATGCTGACTACCCGCATGCGGTGGCACACAATGGCACCATGTGCTCGCCTCCGTTGCCCTCGCCCAGCCCCAGCTTGGCCAGCAGCAGTGGGAGCCAGGTCCAGGCCCCGGTGGCTAACCCAGCGATGAGCAGGCAGCAGTCTATCCCACAGCAGCTGAGCTACAGCCAAGCTGGTGGGCCCATGCCAGCCTTCCAGCCTTTCTTCTTCACCAGCACCTTCCCTGTCAACGTGCAAG AGTTGGTGCTGAAGGTGCGTATCCAGAACCCCAACGCACGGGAGAACGACTTCATTGAGGTGGAGCTGGACCGCCAGGAGCTCACCTATCGGTCCCTCCTGAGGGTCTGCTGCCGTGAGTTAGATATCAGCGCCGAGCACGTGGAGAAGATCCGCAAGCTGCCCAACACCATGCTGAGGAAG GACAAGGACGTGGCTCGGCTGCAGGACTTCCAGGAGCTGGAGGTCGTGCTGGAGAAAGCGGAGGGCCTGTCCCTTTTCTCTGGGACCGGGGGCCTAACAGACAGACCCTGCTACAACATGAAGGCCTCCCGCCTCACCTACTAG
- the luc7l3 gene encoding luc7-like protein 3 isoform X2, translating to MLSAAQLLDELMGRDRNLAPDEKRSNVRWDDESVCRYYLCGFCPAELFTNTRSDLGPCEKIHDENLRITYEKSSRFMKEGYERDFLRYLQSLLAEVERRIRRGHARLALSQAQQNAGGPGPSGKNEEKVQVLTEKIEDLVVQIEELGSEGRVEEAQGMMKLVEQLKEERELLSSTPSTIESFAAQEKQMEVCEVCGAFLIVGDAQSRVDDHLMGKQHMGYAKIKSTVEELKEKLRRRSEDPQGENPALKRDREDREREREEREKKRKEEEEKEKEREKEREKERERERERERERDRERDRDRDRDRDRDRDRERDRRARRSHSNSRHSSRASDRKRSRSRDRRRSRSRDKERERERKRSRDRERDRDRDRERRRSRERSDRKRRSRSRDRRRSRSSERKSHRHRSRSKDRDRDRDRDRERSSKDKDRKTTEERNSSKKDKHSDGEAASIKASSEAEPMETEAAASASSPLLNGQQELLHSEGDTQSN from the exons ATGCTATCCGCAGCCCAGCTACTCGATGAGTTAATGGGCCGAGATAGAAACTTGGCCCCCGACGAAAAACGATCAAACGTGCGATGGGACGACGAGAGC GTATGCCGATACTATTTATGTGGCTTCTGCCCGGCAGAGCTTTTTACAAACACCCGCTCTGACTTAG GCCCATGTGAGAAAATCCATGATGAAAATCTTAGGATAAC GTACGAGAAAAGCTCCCGGTTCATGAAGGAGGGCTATGAGCGAGACTTCCTGCGCTacctgcagtctctcctggcaGAGGTGGAGCGGCGCATTCGTAGAGGGCATGCCCGGCTTGCACTTTCCCAGGCTCAGCAGAATGCAGGG ggTCCCGGCCCATCAGGAAAGAATGAGGAGAAGGTTCAGGTTCTAACAGAGAAGATCGAAGACCTGGTTGTACAG ATTGAGGAGCTTGGGTCAGAGGGTCGTGTGGAGGAGGCCCAGGGAATGATGAAGCTGGTGGaacagctgaaggaggagagggagctgcTCAGCTCCACCCCCTCG ACAATCGAGAGCTTTGCTGCCCAGGAGAAACAGATggaggtgtgtgaagtgtgtggaGCCTTCCTCATCGTGGGTGATGCACAGTCTCGAGTGGATGACCACTTGATGGGCAAGCAGCATATGGGCTACGCCAAGATCAAATCCACTGTAGAGGAGCTCAAG GAGAAGCTGCGTCGCCGCTCAGAAGACCCCCAAGGTGAAAACCCAGCACTCAAGAGGGACAGAGAAGACCGTGAGCGTGAGAGGGAGGAACGGGAGAAAAAGcgtaaagaggaggaagagaaggagaaggaaagggagaaagaacgcgagaaagagagggaacgggagagggagcgagagcgggagagagacagagaacgGGACAGAGAccgggacagagacagagacagagacagagacagggagcgGGACAGGAGGGCACGCCGGAGCCACTCCAACAGCCGCCACTCCAGTCGAGCGTCAGACAGGAAACGCAGCAGATCCCGTGATCGGCGGAGGTCCAGGAgcagagacaaggagagagagagagaacgcaAACGCAGCAG agacagggagagggacagggacagggacagggagaggaggCGCAGCCGTGAGCGCTCTGACAGAAAGCGTCGCTCCCGCAGTCGTGACCGGAGGAGGTCGCGCAGCTCAGAGCGTAAATCTCACCGCCACCGCAGCCGCAGCaaggacagggacagagacagagaccgGGACAGAGAGCGGTCATCAAAGGACAAAG ACCGTAAGACGACCGAGGAGAGGAATAGCTCTAAGAAAGACAAGCACTCTGACGGCGAGGCAGCTTCCATCAAGGCTTCGTCAGAAGCGGAACCGATGGAGACAGAGGcggctgcctctgcctcctccccgCTGCTTAACGGCCAGCAAGAGCTCCTCCATTCTGAAGGTGACACTCAGTCCAATTAA
- the luc7l3 gene encoding luc7-like protein 3 isoform X1: MLSAAQLLDELMGRDRNLAPDEKRSNVRWDDESVCRYYLCGFCPAELFTNTRSDLGPCEKIHDENLRITYEKSSRFMKEGYERDFLRYLQSLLAEVERRIRRGHARLALSQAQQNAGGPGPSGKNEEKVQVLTEKIEDLVVQIEELGSEGRVEEAQGMMKLVEQLKEERELLSSTPSTIESFAAQEKQMEVCEVCGAFLIVGDAQSRVDDHLMGKQHMGYAKIKSTVEELKEKLRRRSEDPQGENPALKRDREDREREREEREKKRKEEEEKEKEREKEREKERERERERERERDRERDRDRDRDRDRDRDRERDRRARRSHSNSRHSSRASDRKRSRSRDRRRSRSRDKERERERKRSRSRDRDRDRERDRDRDRERRRSRERSDRKRRSRSRDRRRSRSSERKSHRHRSRSKDRDRDRDRDRERSSKDKDRKTTEERNSSKKDKHSDGEAASIKASSEAEPMETEAAASASSPLLNGQQELLHSEGDTQSN, from the exons ATGCTATCCGCAGCCCAGCTACTCGATGAGTTAATGGGCCGAGATAGAAACTTGGCCCCCGACGAAAAACGATCAAACGTGCGATGGGACGACGAGAGC GTATGCCGATACTATTTATGTGGCTTCTGCCCGGCAGAGCTTTTTACAAACACCCGCTCTGACTTAG GCCCATGTGAGAAAATCCATGATGAAAATCTTAGGATAAC GTACGAGAAAAGCTCCCGGTTCATGAAGGAGGGCTATGAGCGAGACTTCCTGCGCTacctgcagtctctcctggcaGAGGTGGAGCGGCGCATTCGTAGAGGGCATGCCCGGCTTGCACTTTCCCAGGCTCAGCAGAATGCAGGG ggTCCCGGCCCATCAGGAAAGAATGAGGAGAAGGTTCAGGTTCTAACAGAGAAGATCGAAGACCTGGTTGTACAG ATTGAGGAGCTTGGGTCAGAGGGTCGTGTGGAGGAGGCCCAGGGAATGATGAAGCTGGTGGaacagctgaaggaggagagggagctgcTCAGCTCCACCCCCTCG ACAATCGAGAGCTTTGCTGCCCAGGAGAAACAGATggaggtgtgtgaagtgtgtggaGCCTTCCTCATCGTGGGTGATGCACAGTCTCGAGTGGATGACCACTTGATGGGCAAGCAGCATATGGGCTACGCCAAGATCAAATCCACTGTAGAGGAGCTCAAG GAGAAGCTGCGTCGCCGCTCAGAAGACCCCCAAGGTGAAAACCCAGCACTCAAGAGGGACAGAGAAGACCGTGAGCGTGAGAGGGAGGAACGGGAGAAAAAGcgtaaagaggaggaagagaaggagaaggaaagggagaaagaacgcgagaaagagagggaacgggagagggagcgagagcgggagagagacagagaacgGGACAGAGAccgggacagagacagagacagagacagagacagggagcgGGACAGGAGGGCACGCCGGAGCCACTCCAACAGCCGCCACTCCAGTCGAGCGTCAGACAGGAAACGCAGCAGATCCCGTGATCGGCGGAGGTCCAGGAgcagagacaaggagagagagagagaacgcaAACGCAGCAG GAGccgagacagagacagagacagggagagggacagggacagggacagggagaggaggCGCAGCCGTGAGCGCTCTGACAGAAAGCGTCGCTCCCGCAGTCGTGACCGGAGGAGGTCGCGCAGCTCAGAGCGTAAATCTCACCGCCACCGCAGCCGCAGCaaggacagggacagagacagagaccgGGACAGAGAGCGGTCATCAAAGGACAAAG ACCGTAAGACGACCGAGGAGAGGAATAGCTCTAAGAAAGACAAGCACTCTGACGGCGAGGCAGCTTCCATCAAGGCTTCGTCAGAAGCGGAACCGATGGAGACAGAGGcggctgcctctgcctcctccccgCTGCTTAACGGCCAGCAAGAGCTCCTCCATTCTGAAGGTGACACTCAGTCCAATTAA